In one window of Terriglobia bacterium DNA:
- a CDS encoding VOC family protein, whose product MNRRQLLASLPGIVLAPRLFAQGGNPLIRTKGINHVTLYVSDLKRSIDFYQGLFGMPVASRQGTTNANLRIGAGPQFLGITSAEGAAPNINHVCLNVEDFNVDKIAGILTQRGFTKSDQPGPMKVRVRMREGTPELYLYDADAIAIQLQDPRYCGGTGPLGNVCPAPEPSPKKGLMALRGWSHCTIFGSDANRSNKFYQDLFGWRVQGYQAPAGSTNAPFLNTGTGVQFLMFGGGGGRGGAAAAPRGSINHLCMSMDNFNPDAVIKNLESYGLKPRGNPQGNPGPLVHYISLRMENRGGAKDGTPELYFTDPDGLLIQLQDTKYCGGSGSLGEICPS is encoded by the coding sequence ATGAACCGACGACAATTGCTTGCATCATTACCCGGAATCGTGCTTGCTCCACGGTTGTTCGCGCAGGGCGGCAATCCGCTCATCCGAACGAAAGGCATCAATCACGTCACGCTCTATGTCTCCGACCTGAAACGTTCGATTGATTTCTATCAGGGCCTGTTCGGCATGCCGGTCGCCTCGCGGCAAGGTACGACAAACGCGAACCTGAGGATCGGCGCGGGTCCACAGTTCCTCGGCATCACTTCGGCAGAGGGAGCCGCACCGAATATCAATCACGTCTGCCTGAATGTTGAAGATTTCAACGTGGACAAGATCGCCGGCATTCTCACGCAGCGTGGCTTCACAAAAAGCGACCAACCCGGTCCGATGAAGGTTCGCGTGCGGATGAGAGAAGGGACGCCCGAGCTCTACTTGTACGATGCCGACGCGATCGCGATCCAGCTTCAAGATCCGAGGTACTGCGGAGGAACCGGACCGCTCGGCAATGTTTGTCCGGCGCCGGAACCATCACCGAAGAAAGGCCTGATGGCGCTTCGCGGCTGGAGTCACTGCACGATCTTCGGATCGGATGCGAACCGGTCGAACAAGTTTTATCAAGATCTGTTCGGCTGGCGCGTTCAGGGGTATCAAGCTCCGGCCGGCAGCACGAATGCGCCGTTCCTGAATACCGGTACTGGTGTCCAGTTTCTCATGTTCGGCGGCGGCGGTGGACGGGGCGGCGCGGCGGCGGCACCGCGCGGCAGCATCAATCACCTGTGCATGAGCATGGACAATTTCAATCCGGATGCCGTCATCAAGAACCTGGAAAGCTACGGGCTCAAGCCGCGCGGCAATCCGCAAGGTAATCCCGGACCGCTGGTTCATTACATCAGTCTGAGGATGGAGAATCGTGGCGGAGCGAAAGACGGCACGCCGGAATTGTATTTTACCGACCCGGACGGCCTTCTGATCCAGCTTCAAGACACGAAGTACTGCGGCGGTTCCGGTTCGCTCGGCGAGATTTGTCCGAGCTGA